CGTATTTCACCGTCCACCACAGCCGCTCAATGAACACATTGTCGATTGCTCGCCCTTTGCCGTCCATGCTGATGGCGATGCCATTGTTTCGCAGGACACCGGTAAACTCGTGGCTCGTGAACTGCGCCCCTTGATCCGTATTGAACACCTCTGGCGTGGCGACACGCAACGCTTTGTTCAACGCATCCACGCAAAAGGAACTGTCCATGGAGTTTGACAACTCCCAGGCCACGACGAATCGACTCCACCAGTCGATTACAGCTACGAGATACAAGAAGCCGCGCTGCATGGGGATATACGTGATATCAGCACTCCAGACTTGATTTTTTCGTTCAATGGCAACTCCTTTCAACAGGTACGGATACACGGGATGTTCAGGGTTGGGCATGCTCGTATGCGGCCCCGGAGTGATCGCCTGAAGCCCCATCAGCTTCATCAGTCGCTCAACTCGTTTGTGATTCACTTGATAGCCTTGCGTCTTCAGCCAGTCTGTCATACGCGGCGAGCCGTAGTCCGGCTGACGCAGGTACTGCTCGTCAATCTGCCGCATCAGAGCCAAGTTCTCATTCGATTCGGATACAGGTCTGTAGTAAAAGCCTGAACGGGAAACACCTGCCAACCTGCATTGCCGTCGGATGGAATATTCCCGATCCGGTTTAATCCACTGGCGGCGCAGTTTAGGCGGCAGGCTTACAACTTTTTTTCAAGCCACTTGATATCCATCTTGAGCCGCCCGATCTCTTCAAACAGCGGAGCGGTGACCTCTTCCTGGCTCTTGGCTTTCTTGTCGCCGGAGAAAATGCCTTCGGCATTTTCAAGGAGCTGTCTTTTCCACGTAGAAATCTGGTTTGGGTGCACTTTGTACTCAGCAGCCAATTGCGCCAGCGTCTTCACGCCACGTATCGCCTCAAGCGCGACCTTGGCCTTGAACTTGTCCGAATGCTTCCGTCTTTTGTTGCTCTTTGTCATACGCCCTTCCTTATCGGTTTAAGGACGCTGATTCCACCTTAACCGGTGGTCCGAATTTCGGGGGAAAGCGCACTGTTGATTGGGCTCGGGAATTTGATTGTCAGGGGTTTCTGGCGAACATGGTGGGGGCAGAGAGGGATACACCCTGGGGAACTCCTGCTAAGGGTATGAAAAGAAGCGAGTGATCAGGGCTGGTGGGCTTGTCAAACCCGCCAAGAAAACCGCCATAATCTTGAGATTGTCTGCCGTTATATGTTGCTTAAAGCCGATATATTAGCAAGTTGAGACTGCCAAGGGCTGGTTTTCAAAACCGCCAAAATGGATTTATTAGGGACAAAGAAATGCTGTGCGACTGGAAGGCGTTTGGAGAACTCAAGGACTTGGCCATGGAGGTCATTGACGCTTCCGCTCGCCTGGAAGGATGTTTGCCTTCCGAGACTGCCCGCGTCATCGGAGATCACCTGCGTCTGACCAACAGCTATTATTCCAATCGCATTGAAGGATATCGAGCGGGCATCGTTGAGATTGAGCAGGCACTTGAAGGAAATTTTGCTTCGGGTGAATCCACGCATTACGCTCAGGAGCTTTGCGTTGCACACGTAAACGCCGAGAAAGCCCTGATGGCGAAAATGCAGCAGGAATCAAATGCCAATGTGGCAGGGGTGAACAATCTGTGCACAATTCACAAGGCACTCTATGATGGCCTGTCAGCACGACACCTCTTCACACATGACATCAACGGATTCACGCGGCATCCGGTCCTGCCGGGCATGTTACGGGATTGCAGGGTCGAAGTGGGGC
This sequence is a window from Paucidesulfovibrio longus DSM 6739. Protein-coding genes within it:
- a CDS encoding IS3 family transposase (programmed frameshift) — encoded protein: MTKSNKRRKHSDKFKAKVALEAIRGVKTLAQLAAEYKVHPNQISTWKRQLLENAEGIFSGDKKAKSQEEVTAPLFEEIGRLKMDIKWLEKKLLSLPPKLRRQWIKPDREYSIRRQCRLAGVSRSGFYYRPVSESNENLALMRQIDEQYLRQPDYGSPRMTDWLKTQGYQVNHKRVERLMKLMGLQAITPGPHTSMPNPEHPVYPYLLKGVAIERKNQVWSADITYIPMQRGFLYLVAVIDWWSRFVVAWELSNSMDSSFCVDALNKALRVATPEVFNTDQGAQFTSHEFTGVLRNNGIAISMDGKGRAIDNVFIERLWWTVKYEDVYPKAYSDGIELYHGLTRYFHYYNEERRHSSLDKRTPADVYRGSFNVH